One window of the Triticum dicoccoides isolate Atlit2015 ecotype Zavitan chromosome 3B, WEW_v2.0, whole genome shotgun sequence genome contains the following:
- the LOC119277255 gene encoding pentatricopeptide repeat-containing protein At1g61870, mitochondrial-like, which translates to MAAAVRLFLRRRLATATATPPTPASILNPSSPTTPLTSQQKTRLAISLLKSSPPPPPDQILSICRAAALSPKTHLDRVALSLATSRLSTAPDSLRDLTSSLLIPHHAPHAIVLFGQAGLLPDAISTFQSSPSTRSLNALLFACIVAGNHAEAARIFQTFPDAHRVKPNAETFNSIIKSFSESGTTRSFYSVFDEMCKEGVKPTATTFTAAIAGFYKEERFDDVEKVIKLMKKHGCGESLQVYNARVQGLCKLGRNGDARALLSEMAKKGTKPNWVTYNHLIYGFCKEGDLEEAKRLYKEMGKKGLVGDSGFYFTVIFHLCKAGDFDTALGVYNEIIPRNWVPCFSTMKMLVNGLAGSSRIDEAKGIIEKMKEKFPDRDEGWKEVEEALPQ; encoded by the coding sequence atggccgccgccgtccgcctcttcctgcgccgccgcctcgccacggCCACCGCCACGCCTCCGACCCCGGCCTCCATCCTCAACCCATCCTCCCCGACCACCCCGCTCACCTCGCAGCAGAAGACCCGCCTCGCCATCTCCCTCCTCaagtcctccccgccgccgccccccgACCAGATCCTCTCCATCTGCCGCGCCGCCGCACTCTCCCCAAAGACCCACCTCGACCGTGttgctctctccctcgccacctCGAGGCTCTCCACCGCGCCGGATTCCCTCCGAGACCTCACATCCTCTCTTCTCATCCCCCACCACGCCCCCCACGCCATCgtgctctttggccaggccggcctcctccccgacGCCATCTCCACCTTCCAGTCATCTCCCTCCACCCGCTCCCTCAACGCCCTCCTCTTCGCCTGCATCGTCGCCGGCAACCATGCCGAGGCCGCTCGCATCTTCCAGACCTTCCCCGACGCCCACCGCGTCAAGCCCAACGCCGAGACATTCAACTCCATTATAAAATCCTTCTCCGAGTCCGGCACCACAAGGTCCTTCTActcggtgttcgatgaaatgtgcaAGGAGGGCGTGAAGCCCACCGCCACCACATTTACTGCCGCGATTGCTGGGTTTTACAAGGAGGAGCGCTTTGATGATGTAGAGAAGGTGATTAAGCTCATGAAGAAGCACGGCTGTGGCGAGTCACTGCAAGTGTACAATGCAAGGGTTCAGGGGCTGTGCAAGCTTGGCCGGAATGGTGATGCCAGGGCATTACTGAGTGAGATGGCCAAGAAAGGGACGAAACCAAACTGGGTTACTTATAACCATTTGATTTATGGATTCTGTAAGGAAGGGGATTTGGAGGAAGCGAAGCGGCTGTACAAGGAGATGGGAAAGAAGGGGCTTGTTGGGGATAGTGGCTTCTATTTTACTGTCATTTTTCACCTTTGTAAGGCTGGCGATTTTGATACTGCCCTTGGTGTATACAATGAGATAATACCTAGGAATTGGGTACCGTGCTTCTCGACCATGAAGATGCTTGTGAATGGGCTTGCTGGGAGCTCGAGAATCGATGAGGCAAAAGGGATCATTGAGAAGATGAAGGAGAAATTCCCGGACAGAGATGAAGGGTGGAAAGAGGTAGAGGAGGCATTACCTCAATAG
- the LOC119277254 gene encoding probable serine/threonine-protein kinase PBL23 has translation MGLLSSAVRKCNSKMLLGGGSSSPCGVRGKEQPLTPGKHKRSRKKRFWRKKKSSKKFSCVPCVSLTELTRRAECEAIADLVNNISAKSDVTSHVYAAEEILRITNQNIPSRVLTFRELSAATNNFSPNNLVGEGGFGMVYKGHFKDTNEDIAVKRLDKEGFQGNREFLVEVLMLSLLSHPNLVNLLGYSTDLDQRILVYEYMPNGSLEDHLLDLPENAKALPWQTRMRIAVGAAKGIEYLHEVANPPVIYRDLKASNILLDKDFNSKLSDFGLAKLGPLGDESHVSTRVMGTYGYCAPEYAMTGKLTKMSDIYSFGVVLLELITGRRAIDPTKPTEEQVLIQWAAPLIRDRKMFVRLADPLLGKDFPVKGLYQALAIASMCMQEDPSKRPKIGDVVDALTFLAEQKYYPQRDREAAQAKGGDCSTPPKKDMVSEIKADDDMKQR, from the exons ATGGGGCTGTTGTCGTCCGCCGTGAGGAAATGTAACAGCAAGATGCTCCTCGGCGGCGGCTCTTCATCTCCGTGTGGTGTGCGCGGCAAGGAACAACCATTGACGCCCGGCAAGCACAAGCGATCGAGGAAGAAGCGcttctggaggaagaagaagtccAGCAAGAAGTTCAGCTGCGTCCCCTGCGTCAGCCTCACCGAGCTCACCAGGCGCGCAGAGTGCGAGGCCATCGCCGACCTCGTCAACAACATCTCGGCCAAGTCAG ACGTTACCAGTCACGTGTACGCGGCCGAGGAGATCCTGCGGATCACCAACCAGAACATCCCCAGCAGGGTGCTCACCTTCCGTGAGTTGTCCGCGGCGACCAACAACTTCAGCCCCaacaaccttgtgggcgagggcggCTTCGGGATGGTGTACAAGGGGCACTTCAAGGACACCAACGAG GATATCGCCGTGAAGCGGCTGGACAAGGAAGGGTTCCAGGGGAACCGCGAGTTCCTCGTGGAGGTGCTGATGCTGAGCCTCCTGAGCCACCCCAACCTCGTCAATCTGCTCGGCTACAGCACCGACCTCGACCAGCGGATCCTCGTCTACGAGTACATGCCCAACGGCTCGCTGGAGGATCATCTCCTAG ATCTCCCGGAGAACGCCAAGGCGCTCCCCTGGCAGACGCGGATGAGGATCGCGGTGGGCGCGGCCAAGGGCATCGAGTACCTGCACGAGGTGGCCAACCCGCCGGTCATCTACCGGGACCTCAAGGCCTCCAACATCCTCCTGGACAAGGACTTCAACTCCAAGCTCTCCGACTTCGGGCTCGCCAAGCTCGGCCCCCTCGGCGACGAGAGCCACGTCAGCACCAGGGTGATGGGCACCTACGGCTACTGCGCTCCCGAGTACGCCATGACCGGCAAGCTCACCAAGATGTCCGACATCTACAGCTTCGGCGTCGTGCTGCTCGAGCTCATCACCGGCAGGCGGGCCATCGACCCCACCAAGCCCACGGAGGAGCAGGTTCTCATCCAATGG GCGGCACCTCTGATCAGGGACAGGAAAATGTTCGTGAGGCTGGCTGATCCGTTGCTGGGGAAGGACTTCCCGGTGAAGGGGCTGTACCAGGCGCTCGCCATCGCATCCATGTGCATGCAGGAGGATCCCAGCAAGAGGCCCAAGATCGGCGACGTCGTGGACGCGCTCACCTTCCTCGCCGAACAGAAATACTATCCTCAACGAGACCGGGAAGCTGCTCAGGCGAAGGGCGGGGACTGCAGCACTCCTCCCAAAAAGGACATGGTTTCTGAGATCAAAGCCGATGATGACATGAAGCAGAGATGA